A part of Paroedura picta isolate Pp20150507F chromosome 7, Ppicta_v3.0, whole genome shotgun sequence genomic DNA contains:
- the MRPL51 gene encoding large ribosomal subunit protein mL51: protein MAASWLSLTAARGLFSRSIFSLQPCRLSSTVNPYPFIVKKPPERKPVDRWTEKRVLFGVYDNIGILGNFHVHPKELIRGPVWLRGWRGNELQRCIRKKKMVGDRMFEEDLHNLKKRIRFLYKRFNRCGLRR from the exons ATGGCGGCATCGTGGCTATCCCTAACGGCCGCACGAGGCTTGTTCAGCCGCAGCATCTTCTCTCTGCAGCCTTGTAGGCTGTCCAGCACTG TTAATCCATACCCATTTATAGTGAAGAAGCCTCCTGAGCGCAAACCTGTTGATCGATGGACAGAAAAACGAGTACTGTTTGGGGTCTATGACAATATTGGAATTTTGG GAAATTTCCATGTCCACCCCAAGGAACTGATCAGAGGCCCCGTATGGCTGCGCGGATGGCGGGGCAACGAACTGCAGAGATGCATCCGTAAAAAGAAGATGGTGGGCGATCGGATGTTTGAAGAGGATTTACATAATCTGAAGAAGCGGATCAGATTTTTGTACAAACGCTTCAACCGCTGCGGGCTGCGCCGCTGA
- the LOC143841478 gene encoding vesicle-associated membrane protein 1-like isoform X3, translating to MEGSAAMSDPAQPPDLGAGPQGGDSFGGPVQPLPNLTSNRRVQQSQAEVDEVVDILRDTVTKFVERDELCSSLDDKADSLHESAKVFENSTTALARKYWCQDMKMMIILGLICGILAIAIVVYFFT from the exons ATGGAGGGGAGTGCAGCCAT gtctgatccagcacagccACCGGATCTTGGGGCAGGACCACAAGGGGGAGACTCTtttggaggtcccgtccaaccaCTGCCAAATTTGACCAGCAATCGCCGCGTGCAGCAGTCTCAAGCTGAAGTGGACGAA GTGGTGGACATCTTGCGTGACACCGTGACCAAATTCGTAGAGCGAGACGAACTCTGCTCCAGCCTGGATGACAAAGCGGATTCTCTCCACGAGAGCGCCAAAGTGTTTGAAAACAGCACGACCGCTCTTGCGAGGAAATATTGGTGCCAGGACATGAAG aTGATGATTATTTTGGGATTGATCTGTGGTATCTTGGCCATTGCAATTGTAG TGTACTTtttcacctga
- the LOC143841478 gene encoding vesicle-associated membrane protein 1-like isoform X2 — MEGSAAMSDPAQPPDLGAGPQGGDSFGGPVQPLPNLTSNRRVQQSQAEVDEVVDILRDTVTKFVERDELCSSLDDKADSLHESAKVFENSTTALARKYWCQDMKMMIILGLICGILAIAIVDLYFDDSHFIL, encoded by the exons ATGGAGGGGAGTGCAGCCAT gtctgatccagcacagccACCGGATCTTGGGGCAGGACCACAAGGGGGAGACTCTtttggaggtcccgtccaaccaCTGCCAAATTTGACCAGCAATCGCCGCGTGCAGCAGTCTCAAGCTGAAGTGGACGAA GTGGTGGACATCTTGCGTGACACCGTGACCAAATTCGTAGAGCGAGACGAACTCTGCTCCAGCCTGGATGACAAAGCGGATTCTCTCCACGAGAGCGCCAAAGTGTTTGAAAACAGCACGACCGCTCTTGCGAGGAAATATTGGTGCCAGGACATGAAG aTGATGATTATTTTGGGATTGATCTGTGGTATCTTGGCCATTGCAATTGTAG